Proteins found in one Seonamhaeicola sp. S2-3 genomic segment:
- a CDS encoding acyl-CoA dehydrogenase family protein, with protein sequence MKPDLFESPDYYNLDELLSDEHKLVRDATRAWVKRAVSPIIEDYAQKAEFPKQIIGGLAKIGAFGPYIPEEYGGAGLDQISYGLIMQEIERGDSGVRSTASVQSSLVMYPIWKYGNETQRKKYLPKLASGEWMGCFGLTEPDHGSNPGAMVTNFKDKGDHYLLNGAKMWISNAPFAQIAIVWAKNEEGRIHGLIVERGMEGFSTPETHNKWSLRASATGELIFNNVKVPKENLLPNKSGLSAPLGCLDSARYGIAWGAIGAAMDCYNTALKYSKERMQFGKPIGQFQLQQKKLAEMITEITKAQLLAWRLGVMKNNNTATSAQISMAKRNNVAIALNIAREARQILGGMGISGEYAIMRHMMNLESVITYEGTHDIHLLITGLDITGLNAFK encoded by the coding sequence ATGAAACCTGATTTGTTTGAATCTCCCGATTACTACAACCTAGACGAACTCCTTTCTGATGAACACAAACTGGTTCGTGATGCTACTAGGGCGTGGGTAAAAAGAGCGGTTTCTCCTATTATAGAAGATTATGCCCAAAAAGCAGAATTCCCAAAACAAATCATAGGTGGTTTAGCCAAAATTGGTGCTTTTGGTCCTTATATTCCTGAAGAATACGGTGGCGCAGGTTTAGATCAAATTAGCTACGGACTAATTATGCAAGAGATTGAGCGTGGCGACTCTGGAGTGCGCTCTACGGCTTCAGTACAATCTTCATTAGTAATGTATCCTATATGGAAATATGGTAATGAAACTCAACGTAAAAAATATTTACCCAAACTAGCTAGTGGAGAATGGATGGGGTGTTTTGGCTTAACAGAACCAGACCACGGAAGTAACCCTGGTGCTATGGTAACCAACTTTAAAGACAAGGGAGACCATTACTTATTAAATGGTGCTAAAATGTGGATAAGCAATGCTCCTTTTGCGCAGATAGCAATTGTATGGGCTAAAAATGAAGAAGGTAGAATACATGGCTTAATTGTAGAACGCGGAATGGAAGGTTTTTCAACGCCAGAAACTCACAATAAATGGTCTTTACGCGCCTCTGCTACAGGCGAACTTATATTTAACAACGTAAAAGTGCCAAAAGAAAACTTATTACCTAATAAATCTGGACTTAGCGCACCATTAGGCTGTTTAGATTCTGCAAGATATGGCATTGCTTGGGGTGCTATTGGAGCCGCTATGGATTGTTATAATACCGCACTTAAATACAGCAAAGAACGTATGCAGTTTGGCAAACCCATTGGTCAATTTCAACTACAGCAAAAAAAATTAGCTGAAATGATTACTGAAATTACCAAAGCGCAACTACTAGCATGGAGATTAGGTGTTATGAAAAACAACAACACGGCAACTTCGGCCCAAATTTCTATGGCTAAACGCAATAATGTAGCAATAGCTCTTAATATTGCAAGAGAAGCACGTCAAATTTTAGGAGGCATGGGAATTAGCGGTGAATATGCTATTATGCGCCACATGATGAACCTTGAAAGTGTTATTACATATGAAGGTACACATGACATTCATCTTTTAATAACCGGATTGGATATTACAGGACTAAATGCGTTTAAATAA
- a CDS encoding DUF1853 family protein: MLQKRYEGFLKTPVLWQNNVVLNLQQFEIETTTNNININVDDKLRLGKYIERFVSFELQQQNNISILAENIQIQQNKITLGELDCLILKNDTPIHLEIIYKFYLYDETVGNTETDHFIGPNRKDSLIEKLIKLKEKQLPLLHSEACKPYLDNLGLNAKTISQQVYFKAQLFLPYNNQNIQLKTLNNQCISGYYISINTIINFKDCKFFIPNKKDWLITPHPNVAWLNFVTFSSLALEYLDQKYSTLFWLKFKNGIIKKMFLVWW, translated from the coding sequence ATGTTACAAAAACGATATGAAGGCTTTTTAAAAACACCTGTTTTATGGCAAAATAATGTTGTGCTTAACTTACAACAATTTGAAATTGAAACTACCACAAATAACATTAACATAAATGTTGATGATAAACTGCGTTTAGGAAAATATATTGAACGTTTTGTGTCTTTTGAATTACAACAACAAAACAATATTTCAATTCTAGCAGAAAACATTCAAATTCAACAAAACAAAATTACTTTAGGTGAATTAGATTGTTTGATACTAAAAAACGACACCCCCATTCATTTAGAAATTATTTACAAGTTTTATTTGTATGATGAAACCGTAGGAAATACAGAAACAGACCATTTTATTGGTCCTAACAGAAAAGATTCACTTATTGAAAAGTTAATTAAATTAAAAGAAAAACAACTGCCTCTACTCCATTCTGAAGCTTGTAAACCATATTTAGACAATCTTGGTTTAAACGCAAAAACCATCTCACAACAAGTGTATTTTAAGGCGCAATTATTTCTACCTTATAACAACCAAAATATTCAGCTAAAAACACTAAACAACCAATGCATTTCTGGATATTACATTTCAATAAACACTATTATTAATTTTAAAGATTGTAAGTTTTTCATTCCTAATAAAAAAGATTGGTTAATTACACCACACCCCAACGTAGCTTGGTTAAATTTTGTAACGTTTAGTTCTTTGGCTTTAGAATACCTAGATCAGAAATATTCAACTTTATTTTGGTTAAAATTTAAAAACGGAATTATAAAAAAAATGTTCCTAGTTTGGTGGTAA
- a CDS encoding Mrp/NBP35 family ATP-binding protein — translation MKLNKKDILKALETITVPGEGQNMVESGAVTNVITFGDEVIVDITIKNPSLQAKKRVEVDILKTIHEKVYEKAKITVNVKVDAPATPKPNVIKGNPIPGIQNIVAVASGKGGVGKSTVTANLAVSLAKMGFKVGVLDADIYGPSIPLMFDVEAEKPLAVKVEGKSKMKPIENYDVKILSIGFFTEPNQAVVWRGPMASKALNQMIFDAHWGALDFLLIDLPPGTGDIHLSIMQALPLTGAVVVSTPQNVALADAKKGVAMFQQESISVPVLGIIENMAYFTPEELPDNKYYIFGKEGAKNLAEDLNVPFLGELPLVQSIREAGDVGRPAALQTATPLELAFEKLTQNVVQEVVKRNDNLPPTEAIKITTMAGCSAVKK, via the coding sequence ATGAAATTAAATAAGAAAGATATATTAAAAGCGCTTGAAACTATTACTGTTCCTGGTGAAGGACAAAACATGGTAGAAAGTGGCGCCGTGACAAATGTAATAACCTTTGGTGATGAGGTTATAGTAGATATTACCATAAAAAACCCAAGCCTGCAAGCTAAAAAGCGTGTAGAGGTTGATATTTTAAAAACCATTCACGAAAAAGTGTATGAAAAGGCTAAAATTACAGTAAATGTAAAAGTAGATGCTCCAGCAACTCCAAAGCCCAATGTTATTAAGGGAAACCCAATTCCAGGTATTCAAAATATTGTAGCTGTAGCCTCTGGTAAAGGTGGTGTTGGTAAGTCTACCGTTACTGCAAACTTAGCAGTGTCTTTAGCTAAAATGGGATTTAAAGTAGGTGTTTTAGATGCCGATATTTATGGACCATCTATACCTTTAATGTTTGATGTAGAAGCAGAAAAACCTTTGGCAGTTAAAGTAGAAGGAAAGTCTAAAATGAAACCAATTGAAAATTATGATGTTAAAATACTTTCAATAGGGTTTTTTACAGAACCAAATCAAGCAGTTGTTTGGCGTGGTCCTATGGCATCAAAAGCATTAAACCAAATGATTTTTGATGCGCATTGGGGTGCATTAGATTTCTTGCTTATAGATTTGCCTCCAGGAACAGGCGATATTCATTTAAGCATTATGCAAGCATTACCACTTACAGGTGCTGTTGTAGTTAGTACGCCTCAAAATGTGGCTCTAGCCGATGCCAAAAAAGGAGTGGCTATGTTTCAGCAAGAAAGTATAAGCGTTCCTGTTTTAGGAATTATTGAAAATATGGCGTACTTTACACCAGAGGAATTACCAGATAATAAATACTATATTTTTGGAAAAGAAGGTGCTAAAAATTTAGCTGAAGATTTAAACGTACCATTCCTAGGAGAATTGCCATTAGTACAAAGTATTAGAGAAGCAGGAGATGTTGGTCGTCCAGCAGCATTACAAACAGCTACACCACTTGAGCTAGCATTTGAAAAATTAACTCAGAATGTAGTGCAAGAAGTAGTTAAACGTAATGATAACTTACCACCAACCGAGGCAATTAAAATTACCACAATGGCGGGCTGTTCGGCAGTAAAAAAATAA
- a CDS encoding ferritin → MNTIVRKQMSINADVMDLLNNQIAMEMKASASYLAMASWCDQRELLNSKAFFYKQAEEEREHAMKIFEFINDNGGAAISPNVTNVNNDFESLRAIYETGLEQEIAVTESIFKIFKAARKADDFITEVFLQWFINEQSEEEDTFRSIIDVFDLMEGMPLKMIDERLPKE, encoded by the coding sequence ATGAATACAATAGTTAGAAAGCAAATGTCTATTAACGCAGATGTGATGGACTTATTAAACAACCAAATTGCTATGGAAATGAAGGCTTCTGCTTCATATTTGGCCATGGCTTCTTGGTGCGACCAGCGTGAACTTTTAAACAGTAAAGCATTCTTCTACAAACAAGCCGAAGAGGAACGTGAGCACGCTATGAAAATATTTGAATTTATTAATGATAATGGTGGTGCAGCAATTTCACCAAACGTTACCAATGTAAATAATGATTTTGAAAGCTTAAGAGCTATTTATGAAACTGGTTTAGAACAAGAAATAGCCGTAACAGAATCTATCTTTAAAATTTTTAAAGCTGCTAGAAAAGCCGATGATTTTATTACTGAAGTATTTTTACAATGGTTTATTAATGAACAATCTGAAGAAGAAGATACCTTTAGAAGCATTATTGATGTATTTGATTTAATGGAAGGTATGCCACTAAAAATGATTGACGAAAGATTACCAAAAGAATAA
- a CDS encoding TonB-dependent receptor domain-containing protein, with protein sequence MKLHISLWLCVLSVCVSFSQTQKDTTHTNRTQLPEVIVTGNTNTDPTFNTVKNDYQKKGTQPKNVADLFSEINGFSAIKRGNYAIDPVFRASAYEQLNVMYDGGTKAVHACPNRMDPITTHVIPEEIEKIEVVKGPYTVRYGATFGGIVNMVTKDPNKLEKGLHGKTSVGYETNGNALVSLIQLQHVSNKFNVTGNVGYRDFDDYEDGNNNTIPSAFRSTDYGLKLGYNLSENQYIQAHWRQSFGRDTKHAALQMDTEFDNSSIASLDYKAENISNNLKDITAKAFYSYVDHLMTNENRPNFNMVFASSPVTSTTIGGKVETHWLFNQLNLYTGADVNLISREGNRTRTIKMMNGNMLDTPVVIQDKIWQDAELNDIGVFTEANYQINKTTFTAGIRVDFVNADAKDLEDDFALYYGNNVSKSETNVSGTISLKHKITPKAILEFAYGRGVRTANMAERYINHFSVGQDSYEYLGNPFLKPEINNQFEIGFKGYSKLNNVNNFSYQFSAFYSVYDNYISAVVDPSIPRKFMPTEEPLYTKVFTNIDDAYKTGFEFMVRFNILKDYYLQNESAYVRTKNKDFGESLPLNPPFSSSFSIGIEKALYWAKAQYNITSKQSHIAPSFGETETAGYETFDVKMGATLFKNFTLGVACLNLFDETYTNHLNFSYRNQADFDMSPITEPGRNFTAFLQYKF encoded by the coding sequence ATGAAATTACACATATCCTTATGGCTGTGTGTGTTATCTGTTTGTGTATCATTTTCTCAAACACAAAAAGATACTACCCACACAAATAGAACGCAATTACCAGAAGTAATTGTAACAGGAAACACGAATACAGACCCTACTTTTAATACTGTAAAAAACGACTATCAAAAAAAAGGAACACAACCTAAAAATGTAGCCGACTTATTTTCAGAAATTAATGGCTTTTCGGCAATTAAACGCGGTAACTATGCTATAGACCCTGTATTTAGGGCTTCGGCTTATGAACAACTAAATGTAATGTATGATGGTGGCACAAAAGCGGTACATGCTTGTCCAAACCGTATGGATCCAATAACTACCCATGTTATTCCAGAAGAAATTGAAAAAATTGAAGTTGTTAAAGGTCCTTATACTGTAAGATACGGTGCTACTTTTGGTGGTATTGTAAATATGGTAACCAAAGACCCTAATAAGCTTGAAAAAGGGCTTCATGGCAAAACCTCTGTAGGCTATGAAACCAACGGAAATGCCTTGGTTAGCTTAATTCAACTACAACACGTCTCAAACAAATTTAATGTAACTGGTAACGTTGGATATAGAGATTTTGATGATTATGAAGATGGCAATAACAATACTATTCCATCAGCCTTCAGAAGTACAGATTACGGCTTAAAACTTGGGTATAACCTCTCTGAAAATCAATACATACAAGCACATTGGCGTCAATCGTTTGGTAGAGACACTAAACACGCTGCATTACAAATGGATACCGAGTTTGATAATAGCTCAATAGCATCTCTAGATTACAAGGCAGAAAATATTAGCAACAACTTAAAAGACATAACTGCTAAAGCCTTTTATAGCTACGTAGATCATTTAATGACCAATGAAAACAGACCTAATTTTAATATGGTTTTTGCTTCATCGCCAGTAACATCAACAACCATAGGTGGTAAAGTAGAAACGCATTGGTTATTTAACCAACTAAACTTATATACTGGAGCAGATGTTAACCTTATTAGTAGAGAAGGCAACCGTACACGTACCATTAAAATGATGAATGGTAATATGCTAGATACCCCTGTTGTTATACAAGATAAAATTTGGCAAGATGCTGAATTAAATGACATTGGTGTATTTACAGAAGCCAACTATCAAATTAACAAAACTACATTTACTGCGGGCATAAGAGTAGATTTTGTAAATGCTGATGCTAAAGATTTAGAAGATGATTTTGCCTTGTATTATGGCAACAACGTAAGTAAAAGTGAAACCAATGTAAGCGGAACCATATCATTAAAACATAAAATAACACCAAAAGCAATACTTGAATTTGCATATGGTAGAGGCGTTAGAACCGCAAATATGGCAGAACGCTATATAAACCATTTTTCGGTAGGGCAAGACAGTTACGAATATTTAGGAAATCCGTTCCTTAAACCAGAAATAAACAATCAATTTGAAATTGGTTTTAAAGGATATTCAAAACTTAACAACGTTAATAATTTCAGCTACCAATTTTCTGCTTTTTATAGTGTATATGATAATTATATATCGGCAGTGGTAGATCCTAGCATTCCAAGAAAATTCATGCCAACTGAAGAACCTTTATACACCAAAGTATTCACCAACATTGATGATGCTTATAAAACAGGATTTGAGTTTATGGTTAGGTTTAACATTTTAAAAGATTATTATTTACAAAACGAATCGGCTTATGTAAGAACCAAGAATAAAGATTTTGGAGAATCTTTACCTTTAAATCCGCCATTTAGCTCATCATTCTCTATTGGTATAGAAAAAGCATTGTATTGGGCTAAAGCACAGTACAACATAACTTCAAAGCAGTCTCATATTGCACCATCATTTGGAGAAACCGAAACTGCTGGCTATGAAACTTTTGACGTTAAAATGGGTGCCACCCTATTTAAAAATTTCACGCTGGGCGTTGCTTGTTTAAACTTATTTGATGAAACCTACACCAATCATCTAAACTTTTCATACAGAAATCAAGCAGATTTTGACATGAGTCCTATAACAGAACCTGGACGTAATTTCACTGCTTTCTTACAATATAAATTCTAA
- a CDS encoding glycosyltransferase: MKQNKQRILVAPLNWGLGHATRCIPIINALLEHGFEPVIASDGVALTLLQKEFPTLSSITLPAYNVTYAKKGKHFKLKLIKDSPKLLQAIKAEKKAIKNIVNLQDIAGIISDNRLGVYSKKVPSVFITHQLNVLSGSTTWLSTKMHQKIIKKFKVCWVPDTEGDINLSGKLGHKNTFDIPTKYIGPLSRFEKQAAKPVNKILVLISGPEPQRTLLEEKLLLELKNYPEKVVFVKGVMEKEQTVQVKANMTIYNFMTSKLLEKTINESELVISRSGYTTVMDLAKLNKKAFFIPTPGQFEQEYLAKRLTKLNLVPSCKQEDFTIDKIEDIANFKGLKAFDFEANFEDLFSLFKRE; this comes from the coding sequence GTGAAACAGAATAAACAACGCATTTTAGTTGCTCCTTTAAATTGGGGCTTAGGTCATGCCACTAGGTGCATACCCATTATAAATGCTTTATTAGAGCATGGTTTTGAGCCGGTTATTGCTAGCGATGGTGTTGCTTTAACACTTTTACAAAAAGAGTTTCCTACCCTTTCTTCTATAACATTACCTGCCTATAATGTAACATACGCTAAAAAAGGAAAGCACTTTAAATTAAAATTAATTAAAGACTCTCCCAAACTACTACAAGCTATTAAGGCTGAAAAAAAAGCCATAAAAAACATTGTTAATTTGCAGGATATTGCAGGTATTATTTCTGATAACCGTTTAGGAGTTTACAGTAAAAAGGTGCCATCGGTTTTTATAACACATCAGCTTAATGTATTAAGCGGAAGCACTACTTGGTTAAGCACCAAAATGCATCAAAAAATTATAAAAAAGTTTAAGGTTTGTTGGGTACCCGATACTGAAGGCGATATTAACCTAAGCGGAAAACTTGGACATAAAAACACGTTTGACATCCCTACAAAATACATTGGGCCACTTAGTCGGTTTGAAAAACAAGCTGCAAAACCAGTAAACAAAATTTTGGTTTTAATTTCGGGTCCTGAACCACAACGTACATTGCTTGAAGAAAAGCTACTTTTAGAATTGAAAAATTACCCTGAAAAAGTAGTATTTGTTAAGGGTGTTATGGAAAAGGAACAAACCGTACAGGTTAAGGCTAATATGACCATTTATAATTTTATGACTTCTAAATTATTAGAAAAAACAATTAACGAGAGTGAACTTGTTATATCTAGGTCTGGTTATACTACCGTAATGGATTTAGCAAAACTGAATAAAAAAGCCTTTTTTATACCAACACCTGGGCAATTTGAACAAGAATACTTAGCCAAACGCTTAACAAAACTTAATCTAGTACCTAGCTGTAAACAAGAAGATTTTACTATTGATAAAATAGAAGACATAGCTAATTTTAAAGGTTTAAAAGCTTTTGATTTTGAGGCTAATTTTGAAGATTTATTCAGCCTTTTCAAGCGTGAATGA
- the trmB gene encoding tRNA (guanosine(46)-N7)-methyltransferase TrmB, which produces MGSKNKLKRFKENETFSNVYQPKRDELVDAKFKLKGNWRTTVFNNNNPIVLELGCGKGEYSVALAKKYPNKNFIGIDIKGARFWRGAKTAIEEHIPNVAFLRTQIELINYAFAENEVDEIWITFPDPQIKYKRTKHRMTNAVFLSKYKQVLKPEGVVNLKTDSEFMHGYTLGLLHGAGHEVLYANNDVYKQEGSPEDVTAIQTFYESQYLKQNKPITYIKFKIK; this is translated from the coding sequence GTGGGAAGTAAAAACAAATTAAAACGTTTTAAAGAAAACGAAACTTTTTCAAACGTTTATCAACCTAAAAGAGACGAGTTGGTAGATGCCAAATTTAAACTAAAAGGAAATTGGAGAACCACCGTTTTTAACAATAACAACCCCATTGTATTAGAGTTGGGTTGTGGTAAAGGAGAATATTCTGTGGCTTTGGCTAAAAAATACCCAAATAAAAATTTTATTGGTATTGATATAAAAGGCGCACGATTTTGGAGAGGTGCTAAAACAGCCATTGAAGAACATATACCTAATGTAGCTTTTTTACGTACACAAATAGAATTAATAAATTACGCTTTCGCGGAAAATGAAGTAGATGAAATTTGGATAACATTTCCAGATCCTCAAATTAAATATAAACGCACAAAGCACAGAATGACTAATGCCGTGTTTTTAAGTAAATACAAGCAAGTATTAAAACCAGAAGGTGTGGTAAATTTAAAAACAGATAGCGAGTTTATGCATGGTTACACTTTAGGGCTCTTGCACGGTGCAGGTCATGAAGTTTTATATGCTAATAATGATGTGTATAAACAAGAAGGAAGTCCAGAAGATGTTACAGCCATTCAAACATTTTATGAGTCGCAATACCTAAAGCAAAACAAACCAATTACGTATATTAAATTTAAAATTAAGTAG
- a CDS encoding lysine transporter LysE — translation MNITIIFFLGLVIALVGVIPPGLLNMTAAKISLKEGHSRGIIFSIGVCVIVVAQTYIASIFARYLSKHTEVIDVLQRVALVIFILITVYFLFIAKSNPKQQIAPKIRSKHSRFFQGMFLSSINVFPIPYQAYMTVTLASFGWLSFEQISILSYVAGAASGTFVMLYMYIFFFDKIKSESFTSQKNMNYIIGGITGIISIITLINILKEMYQ, via the coding sequence TTGAATATTACTATTATCTTCTTTTTAGGCTTAGTTATTGCCTTAGTAGGTGTAATTCCACCCGGTTTATTAAATATGACGGCAGCTAAAATTAGTTTAAAAGAAGGTCATAGTAGGGGAATTATTTTTTCAATTGGGGTTTGTGTAATTGTTGTAGCTCAAACCTATATAGCCTCAATTTTTGCAAGGTATTTAAGTAAACATACCGAGGTGATAGATGTATTACAGCGTGTTGCTTTAGTAATTTTTATCTTAATAACCGTTTATTTTCTGTTTATAGCCAAATCTAATCCTAAGCAACAAATAGCTCCTAAAATTAGAAGCAAACACAGCAGGTTTTTTCAAGGCATGTTTTTGTCTTCAATTAATGTGTTTCCAATTCCATATCAGGCTTATATGACAGTTACGTTAGCTTCATTTGGGTGGCTAAGTTTTGAACAAATAAGTATTCTGTCTTATGTAGCAGGAGCCGCATCAGGAACATTTGTAATGCTATACATGTATATTTTCTTTTTCGATAAAATTAAGAGCGAATCATTCACCTCTCAAAAAAACATGAACTACATTATTGGGGGAATAACAGGAATTATTTCCATTATTACCTTAATAAATATTCTAAAGGAAATGTACCAATGA
- a CDS encoding 2Fe-2S iron-sulfur cluster-binding protein, whose amino-acid sequence MQDVNIKITDRDGVTHDVVAPTDMAMNLMEVVRSYELAPEGTIGICGGMAMCASCQCYVKSDNELPPMSDDEEAMLAEAFDVQENSRLGCQIPITPEMEGLEVELAPES is encoded by the coding sequence ATGCAAGACGTAAATATTAAAATAACAGATAGAGATGGTGTGACTCACGATGTTGTAGCGCCAACAGACATGGCTATGAATTTAATGGAAGTTGTACGTTCATATGAACTAGCTCCAGAAGGTACCATAGGTATTTGTGGTGGTATGGCCATGTGTGCTTCTTGCCAGTGCTATGTTAAAAGTGATAATGAACTACCACCAATGAGTGATGATGAAGAAGCTATGTTAGCCGAAGCGTTTGATGTTCAAGAAAACTCACGTTTAGGATGCCAAATACCAATAACTCCAGAAATGGAAGGTTTAGAAGTAGAATTAGCTCCAGAAAGTTAA
- a CDS encoding NifU family protein, whose protein sequence is MTSEELKEKVLNALDEIRPFLQSDGGDISLLSIEDDKLVKVQLQGACVGCSVNQMTLKSGVEMTIKKHAPQIEKVINIEA, encoded by the coding sequence ATGACTTCAGAAGAACTAAAAGAAAAAGTATTAAATGCTTTAGATGAAATTCGTCCGTTTTTACAAAGTGATGGCGGAGATATTTCTTTACTGTCAATTGAAGATGATAAGTTGGTAAAAGTACAACTTCAGGGGGCATGTGTAGGCTGTAGTGTTAACCAAATGACCTTAAAGTCTGGTGTTGAAATGACTATAAAAAAACATGCGCCTCAAATAGAGAAAGTTATCAATATAGAAGCTTAA
- a CDS encoding metallophosphoesterase — translation MFSSKKRLNRAYNNAKVIDFDDDSKFILFSDCHRGDNSFADDFANNRNIYYHALKYYYTEGFQYCELGDGDELWENISFTSILNAHKNVYMLMKQFHKENKLHMIWGNHDMVYRNPNYVKKHLSTYFDPKIGEDVELFKDITYHEGIILKHCRTEQELFLTHGHQADWWNFLFWKWSRFLVRILWKPLNVMGIADPTSPAKNYTELIKIEKRAKKWIAENNNLLTIFGHTHRPRFPKPGDIAFFNDGSCVHPRSITGLEIENGAISLIKWHIATKDDGTLQIIRTLLEGPVKLMDYNT, via the coding sequence ATGTTTTCATCAAAAAAACGATTAAATCGTGCCTATAATAACGCCAAAGTTATTGACTTTGACGACGATAGTAAATTCATCCTTTTTAGTGATTGCCACCGCGGTGATAATAGTTTTGCAGATGATTTTGCCAATAACCGTAATATTTACTACCATGCTTTAAAATACTATTACACCGAAGGTTTTCAATATTGCGAACTGGGTGATGGCGATGAACTTTGGGAAAACATTTCATTTACCTCTATTTTAAATGCTCATAAAAACGTTTATATGCTTATGAAGCAATTTCATAAGGAAAACAAACTACATATGATATGGGGTAATCATGATATGGTTTACAGAAACCCTAATTATGTAAAAAAACATTTATCAACCTATTTTGACCCTAAAATAGGTGAAGACGTTGAGCTTTTTAAGGACATTACATATCACGAAGGAATAATACTAAAGCATTGCAGAACCGAGCAAGAACTATTTTTAACCCATGGCCATCAAGCCGATTGGTGGAACTTTCTCTTTTGGAAATGGAGTAGATTTTTAGTGCGTATTCTATGGAAACCTTTAAACGTCATGGGAATTGCAGACCCAACAAGTCCTGCAAAGAACTATACCGAATTAATAAAAATTGAAAAACGCGCCAAAAAATGGATTGCAGAAAATAACAATTTACTTACTATTTTCGGACACACCCATCGACCGCGTTTTCCTAAACCTGGAGATATTGCCTTTTTTAACGATGGCAGTTGCGTTCACCCACGAAGCATTACAGGTTTAGAAATTGAAAACGGCGCCATATCATTAATTAAATGGCATATAGCCACAAAAGATGATGGCACCTTACAAATTATTAGAACCCTACTAGAAGGCCCTGTTAAGTTGATGGATTACAATACTTAA
- a CDS encoding MGMT family protein: MKPETLSFFDKVYQVARLIPHGRVTSYGAIAKYLGAARSARMVGYAMNGSTGKDVPAHRVVNRKGLLTGKHHFDGTNLMQQLLESEGVKVINNQIQDFQKVFWDPLKEL; this comes from the coding sequence ATGAAACCCGAAACTTTAAGTTTTTTTGACAAAGTTTACCAAGTTGCTCGTTTAATTCCTCATGGTCGGGTAACAAGCTATGGGGCTATTGCAAAATATTTAGGAGCTGCCAGAAGTGCGCGTATGGTTGGGTATGCCATGAATGGTTCTACAGGAAAAGATGTTCCAGCTCATAGAGTTGTAAACAGAAAAGGCTTGTTAACAGGTAAACATCATTTTGATGGTACCAACCTTATGCAACAACTTTTAGAAAGTGAAGGCGTGAAAGTAATAAACAACCAAATTCAAGATTTTCAAAAGGTATTTTGGGACCCTTTAAAAGAACTATAG